A part of Paenibacillus sp. sptzw28 genomic DNA contains:
- a CDS encoding DEAD/DEAH box helicase, with the protein MAGFEELGIAKERVAALSNGGINEATPIQEGAIPAILNGSDVICQAQTGTGKTLAFLLPMLEKLNPEKDELQGLILTPTRELALQITTELKRWLASKNEFRVLAVYGGQDVEAQMRKLQRAVHMVVATPGRLLDHIRRETISLGSVKMLVLDEADQMLHMGFLNEVEEILSKMPYRKQTMLFSATMPGNVRSLASRIMLEPKDITVKAPKVTVKGIRQLVVETTDRKKEETLRRLIDEQSPYLGVIFCRTKRRASALNEALQEAGYNSDELHGDLSQAKREQVMKRFREAKLQLLVATDVAARGLDVEGVTHVFNYDIPQDAESYIHRIGRTARAGGEGMAITLVSAKDRLELAAIERGIDQRLLREQSDGSLSRGDSTGVRLSREGSGRAAGRRAERDFGRPSAAGRSDKPGRQRPESRERAGDGRRGGSRQQAEPRERAGSGRRGADSGDAFQWGAARGAAGERAEGGAVRGGDARGRTGGTRRGAAGERAEGGAARGGDARGRTGGTRRGAAGERAEGGAARGGDARGRTGGTRRGAAGERAEGGAARGGDARGRTGGTRRGAAGERAEGGAARGGDARGRTGGTRRGAAGERAEGGAARGRAGAPQFPNLRERSGESERTESRERPRSGSPSPGRGRSSSQAGKGNRRGGGGNSPSGRPQRGRTR; encoded by the coding sequence TTGGCAGGTTTTGAGGAGTTAGGTATAGCGAAGGAGCGGGTCGCCGCTCTGAGCAATGGCGGTATAAATGAAGCAACCCCGATTCAGGAAGGGGCTATTCCCGCGATTTTGAACGGGAGCGATGTCATTTGCCAGGCGCAGACGGGGACAGGGAAGACGCTCGCTTTTTTGCTGCCGATGCTGGAGAAGCTTAATCCGGAGAAGGATGAGCTGCAGGGGCTTATTTTAACCCCCACGCGGGAGCTTGCGCTGCAAATTACGACAGAGCTTAAACGGTGGCTTGCCTCCAAGAACGAATTTCGCGTTCTGGCCGTTTACGGCGGGCAGGATGTCGAGGCGCAAATGCGCAAGCTGCAGCGCGCCGTTCATATGGTCGTAGCGACACCGGGAAGGCTGCTTGATCATATACGCCGCGAGACGATCTCGCTTGGTTCCGTCAAGATGCTCGTGCTGGATGAAGCGGACCAAATGCTGCATATGGGATTTCTGAACGAAGTCGAGGAAATCCTCAGCAAAATGCCGTACCGGAAACAAACGATGCTTTTCTCGGCAACGATGCCCGGCAATGTTCGGTCGCTCGCTTCGCGAATTATGCTCGAGCCGAAGGATATTACGGTAAAAGCGCCGAAGGTCACGGTTAAAGGAATCCGCCAGCTTGTGGTGGAGACGACTGACCGGAAGAAGGAGGAAACGCTGCGCCGCTTGATTGATGAGCAGAGCCCTTATTTGGGGGTTATCTTCTGCCGGACGAAGCGCCGGGCGAGCGCACTGAACGAAGCGCTGCAGGAGGCGGGCTACAACAGCGATGAGCTTCATGGAGACTTGTCGCAGGCGAAGCGCGAGCAGGTGATGAAGCGATTCCGCGAGGCGAAGCTGCAGCTGCTCGTAGCGACGGATGTTGCAGCGCGGGGACTTGACGTCGAAGGCGTAACGCATGTTTTTAACTACGACATCCCGCAGGATGCGGAGAGCTACATTCACCGGATCGGACGTACGGCAAGAGCGGGCGGCGAAGGTATGGCAATCACGCTTGTCTCGGCTAAAGACCGGCTTGAGCTGGCCGCAATCGAGCGGGGAATCGACCAAAGGCTGTTGCGGGAGCAGTCTGACGGCAGCCTCTCAAGGGGAGATTCCACAGGCGTGAGGCTCAGCCGCGAGGGATCCGGGAGAGCTGCCGGACGACGCGCGGAACGGGATTTTGGGCGGCCGTCAGCTGCGGGACGGTCGGACAAGCCGGGCCGGCAGCGGCCGGAATCGCGCGAACGGGCCGGCGACGGGCGCCGCGGCGGATCGCGTCAGCAGGCGGAGCCGCGCGAACGCGCCGGATCTGGGCGGCGCGGAGCAGATTCAGGCGACGCGTTCCAGTGGGGCGCAGCGCGCGGAGCAGCGGGCGAGCGCGCCGAGGGCGGAGCGGTGCGCGGCGGTGATGCGCGCGGCCGCACTGGCGGCACGCGGCGCGGCGCAGCAGGCGAGCGCGCCGAGGGCGGAGCGGCGCGCGGCGGTGATGCGCGCGGCCGCACAGGCGGCACGCGGCGCGGCGCAGCAGGCGAGCGCGCCGAGGGCGGAGCGGCGCGCGGTGGTGATGCGCGCGGCCGCACTGGCGGTACGCGGCGCGGCGCAGCGGGCGAGCGCGCCGAGGGCGGAGCGGCGCGCGGTGGTGATGCGCGCGGCCGCACAGGCGGTACGCGGCGCGGCGCAGCAGGCGAGCGCGCCGAGGGCGGAGCGGCGCGCGGTGGTGATGCGCGCGGCCGCACAGGCGGCACGCGGCGCGGCGCAGCAGGCGAGCGCGCCGAAGGCGGAGCGGCGCGCGGTCGTGCAGGCGCGCCGCAATTCCCGAATTTGCGTGAACGTTCAGGAGAGTCTGAACGCACGGAATCGCGTGAGCGTCCGAGGTCAGGTTCACCATCGCCCGGCCGGGGAAGATCCTCATCGCAGGCCGGCAAAGGAAACCGCCGGGGCGGTGGAGGCAATTCGCCCTCCGGACGACCGCAGCGGGGCAGAACCCGTTAG
- a CDS encoding ABC-2 family transporter protein: MTKMRILSNLAYRFEVFASVGTNLILMVASIFVWKAAYGGSIGQVDSLNLSDLTTYTVVSILLSSIFVCDVQDTIYSKIREGQIVTDFYRPIPLLACYLADDLGGSLSNLVNKVLPLILFASLFFGVPLPASLTGFLLFIPSCLLSYGILWLLSALVGLIAFWVMELGNMGIVKDSIVRVLSGSIVPLWFFPESVQNVSKFLPFQYTFQTPLGIYIGETGPAAALSSMAVQAVWIGILFLLLAAFWKKTKTKTLIQGG, translated from the coding sequence ATGACAAAAATGAGAATTCTGTCCAATCTGGCTTACCGGTTTGAAGTATTTGCTTCGGTCGGCACCAATCTGATTCTGATGGTCGCCTCTATCTTCGTATGGAAAGCGGCTTACGGCGGCTCGATCGGACAAGTGGATTCGCTTAATTTAAGCGATCTGACTACCTATACGGTCGTTTCCATTCTGCTCTCGTCGATTTTCGTGTGCGACGTGCAGGATACGATTTATTCAAAAATCAGAGAAGGGCAGATCGTAACCGACTTCTACAGACCGATTCCGCTGCTCGCCTGTTATCTGGCAGACGACCTGGGCGGCTCCCTCAGCAATCTGGTGAACAAGGTGCTCCCGCTGATCCTGTTCGCTTCGCTCTTCTTCGGCGTTCCACTGCCGGCGTCCCTGACCGGGTTTCTTCTGTTCATTCCCAGCTGCCTGCTGAGCTACGGCATTCTTTGGCTGTTAAGCGCGCTTGTCGGTCTGATTGCATTCTGGGTCATGGAGCTCGGAAACATGGGAATTGTTAAAGACAGCATAGTAAGGGTTCTGTCGGGGAGTATTGTTCCTCTATGGTTTTTCCCGGAGAGTGTCCAGAATGTATCGAAGTTTCTGCCGTTTCAATATACCTTCCAGACCCCTCTTGGCATATACATAGGCGAGACCGGTCCGGCAGCAGCCTTAAGCTCAATGGCGGTACAGGCGGTATGGATCGGGATTCTATTCCTTCTTCTTGCCGCTTTCTGGAAGAAAACGAAGACTAAAACGCTCATCCAAGGAGGGTAA
- a CDS encoding ATP-binding cassette domain-containing protein, whose product MAVIEIKDVVKEYIIAKKERGLRGAIKGLLFPVKKKIRGVDGISFSIEPGEIVGYIGPNGAGKSTTIKMLTGILHPTSGSIRICGISPQEDRKAVVKQLGVVFGQRTQLYWDLRLGESFELLRRIYQIDTAMYEENMRVLSEVLRLDEFIDTPVRQLSLGQRMRGDLAAAMLHSPSLLFLDEPTIGLDAEAKHAIRNFIKEMNRIRGVTVILTTHDLDDVEQLCSRLVIVNNGKVVEDGPMESLIHKLTPKRVLFIELQEPCSDLEHPCAEIVKQEGLKIWYQFEKSRISAAELIADLSKKLPIQDLSVKEPDIEDAIREVYKSR is encoded by the coding sequence ATGGCTGTAATTGAAATCAAGGACGTCGTAAAAGAGTATATTATCGCCAAGAAAGAACGAGGGCTGCGGGGCGCAATAAAGGGACTTCTATTTCCGGTGAAGAAGAAAATTCGCGGCGTGGACGGAATCAGCTTCTCCATCGAGCCCGGTGAAATCGTCGGATATATCGGCCCGAACGGCGCGGGCAAGAGCACCACGATCAAGATGCTGACCGGTATACTTCATCCCACATCGGGGTCGATCAGAATATGCGGGATTTCCCCCCAGGAGGACCGGAAAGCGGTCGTGAAACAGCTCGGCGTCGTGTTCGGGCAGCGTACGCAGCTTTACTGGGATTTACGGCTTGGCGAGTCTTTCGAGCTGTTAAGGCGAATCTATCAGATTGATACCGCAATGTACGAGGAGAACATGAGGGTGCTCAGCGAAGTGCTGCGTCTTGACGAATTTATCGATACACCGGTCCGGCAGCTTTCGCTCGGCCAGCGGATGCGCGGCGATCTGGCGGCAGCCATGCTCCACTCGCCTTCGTTGCTATTTCTCGATGAGCCAACCATTGGTCTCGATGCGGAGGCCAAACACGCGATCCGGAACTTCATCAAGGAAATGAATCGCATCCGCGGCGTTACGGTCATCCTGACCACTCATGACCTGGACGATGTCGAGCAGCTGTGCAGCCGGCTGGTGATCGTGAATAACGGCAAGGTCGTGGAGGACGGACCAATGGAATCGCTGATTCATAAGCTGACTCCCAAGCGCGTTCTGTTCATCGAGCTGCAGGAGCCGTGCAGCGATTTGGAGCACCCCTGCGCGGAGATCGTCAAGCAGGAAGGGCTCAAGATCTGGTACCAATTCGAGAAAAGCCGGATTTCGGCGGCCGAACTGATTGCCGATCTGTCCAAGAAGCTGCCGATCCAGGACTTGAGCGTCAAGGAGCCGGATATCGAAGACGCCATCCGCGAAGTGTATAAGTCCAGGTGA
- a CDS encoding helix-turn-helix transcriptional regulator yields MELAHSDSDRLKELGRFLQTRRHRLRPEQFGFATGSRRRTPGLRRGEVASLAGVSVDWYTWLEQGRSIQVSAQVLESLARALQLDSNERRHLFLLGLRQPPPYPESPDIRISPTLRQFLDGLGNSPAIVSDPRWNAVGWNRAACAVFGDYETMSALERNLVWCAFTSISLRELLADRWEGHARRRLAQFRASYGRFAGDPWWADMIEALSRVSAEFNEWWPQHDVLNSPEGENVIQHPEAGTLIFNHLSFQLNDNPDLQITIKMPSETYDTASKLTQLLDNYSKRRGLD; encoded by the coding sequence GTGGAACTGGCTCACAGCGATAGCGACCGCCTAAAGGAGCTCGGCCGGTTTTTGCAAACCAGGCGGCATCGCCTCAGACCCGAACAGTTCGGGTTTGCCACAGGCAGCCGGAGGCGGACGCCGGGACTAAGACGCGGGGAAGTAGCAAGCTTGGCTGGTGTAAGCGTTGATTGGTATACGTGGCTGGAGCAGGGGCGCAGCATTCAAGTTTCCGCGCAGGTGCTGGAAAGCTTGGCGCGGGCACTGCAGCTGGATTCTAATGAGCGCCGTCATCTGTTCCTGCTCGGGCTGCGGCAGCCGCCGCCGTATCCGGAATCGCCGGATATCCGGATCAGCCCTACGCTGCGGCAATTTTTGGACGGACTTGGAAACAGTCCGGCTATCGTCTCTGATCCGCGCTGGAACGCCGTCGGCTGGAACCGCGCGGCTTGCGCGGTATTCGGCGATTATGAGACGATGTCTGCTCTCGAACGGAATTTGGTGTGGTGTGCGTTCACTTCAATTTCCTTGCGGGAACTGCTGGCGGATAGGTGGGAAGGGCATGCGAGGCGCAGGCTCGCGCAGTTTCGCGCAAGTTACGGCCGCTTTGCAGGAGATCCGTGGTGGGCGGATATGATCGAGGCGCTTAGCCGGGTCAGTGCCGAATTCAACGAGTGGTGGCCGCAGCATGATGTATTGAATTCGCCCGAGGGCGAGAACGTAATCCAGCATCCGGAAGCCGGGACTCTTATATTCAACCATCTATCGTTCCAGTTAAACGACAACCCCGACCTGCAAATCACGATCAAAATGCCGAGTGAAACTTACGACACGGCTAGTAAGCTTACTCAGCTGCTGGATAACTATAGCAAAAGAAGAGGCCTCGACTAA
- a CDS encoding nitric oxide synthase oxygenase: protein MDTKQLMDEAESFIRMCYGELGKSEQETVARLKEINNQIRNEGKYEHTFEELSHGAKLAWRNSNRCIGRLFWDSLIVRDARHISTEEALAQELLQHIEFATNGGKILPVITIFSPEERDKRCVPRIWNHQLIRYAGYETADGVVGDPVSLKLTSLCQELGWKGAGTSFDVLPLVVQLGDDKPRWFEIPEHIVMKVSIVHPEYAAIGDLGLQWYAVPIVSNMRLEIGGLNYTAAPFNGWYMGTEIGARNLADEFRYNMLPKVASAIGLDMSRESSLWRDRALVELNVAVLHSFKASGVTIVDHHTASKQFGRFEERERQSSRSITGDWTWLIPPVSPAATPIFHTHYDSTELKPNFFYQDEPG from the coding sequence ATGGACACTAAACAACTTATGGATGAAGCGGAGTCGTTTATCCGCATGTGTTATGGCGAGCTTGGCAAGTCGGAACAGGAAACCGTCGCACGGCTTAAGGAAATCAACAACCAAATCAGGAATGAAGGCAAATACGAGCATACCTTCGAGGAGCTTTCGCACGGGGCGAAACTCGCTTGGCGCAACAGCAACCGCTGTATCGGCCGCCTTTTCTGGGACTCCTTGATCGTTCGCGACGCGCGACATATCTCTACGGAAGAAGCGCTCGCGCAGGAGCTGCTGCAGCATATTGAGTTTGCGACAAACGGGGGCAAAATATTGCCGGTGATCACGATCTTCTCCCCGGAGGAGCGTGATAAAAGATGCGTGCCGCGGATATGGAATCATCAGCTGATTCGCTATGCGGGATACGAAACAGCGGATGGCGTCGTAGGCGATCCTGTTTCATTAAAGCTGACGTCATTGTGCCAGGAGCTCGGCTGGAAGGGAGCTGGAACGTCTTTCGATGTTCTGCCGCTTGTGGTGCAGCTCGGGGACGATAAACCGCGATGGTTTGAAATTCCTGAGCATATCGTGATGAAAGTGTCGATTGTCCATCCCGAGTATGCAGCCATTGGCGATTTGGGGTTACAATGGTACGCGGTTCCGATCGTATCCAATATGCGACTTGAAATCGGCGGTCTGAATTACACAGCTGCACCGTTTAACGGCTGGTATATGGGGACTGAGATTGGGGCGCGCAACCTGGCCGATGAATTCCGTTATAATATGCTGCCCAAGGTGGCATCTGCTATCGGGCTCGATATGAGCCGTGAGTCGAGTTTGTGGAGGGACAGGGCGCTTGTCGAGCTCAACGTGGCGGTCCTGCATTCTTTCAAAGCAAGCGGTGTGACGATTGTTGATCATCATACCGCAAGCAAGCAGTTTGGGCGGTTTGAGGAGAGGGAACGGCAGAGCTCGCGCTCCATTACAGGTGATTGGACATGGCTCATACCACCTGTATCACCTGCTGCGACCCCTATCTTTCATACCCATTACGACAGCACGGAGCTGAAGCCGAATTTTTTCTACCAGGATGAACCCGGTTGA
- a CDS encoding MFS transporter: protein MPHSGLLSANIIQESRRKRLLLVGLSFGYFMVILDTTIVAIALPSIRSDLGGGLAGLNWIVNAYTIVFAGLLLTMGSLADLRGAKRTFVFGLIVFAAASGLSAASQSIGMLIGLRAMLGVGGAAMLPSALSIISQSFPVPAERARALGVWAAVTGVAMAAGPVLGGLLVDSVGWPSIFLINIPIAIISLCIVIPLGKETERRTHVRLDAVGQLSGILAVTALTFGLIEGEVLGWASPLMIASVVITIGGTAVFIRHEARTVSPMLPLSLFRNAKVSAGMVAGWAINFGLMGMLFILTLFFQQEQGYSALMAGLTFLPLTIPPAIGPILTSRIINRVGVKIPIVAGFLLAAIGTLLQFQLLNTAPGSGALSAIGLFLFGSGVCLSIPSLIVATVAAVPAEQTGIASGALNTSRQLGSVIAVALYGLIISVSATFTSALQTVLLLTAAVLLGGGLLWLTVRNR from the coding sequence ATGCCGCACTCAGGATTACTTTCTGCAAATATCATTCAGGAATCGAGGCGCAAACGGCTGCTGCTCGTCGGTTTATCCTTCGGTTATTTTATGGTCATTCTCGATACGACGATAGTAGCAATCGCGCTTCCGTCCATACGCAGCGATCTCGGAGGCGGGCTGGCCGGACTTAATTGGATTGTGAATGCCTATACGATCGTTTTTGCGGGTTTGCTGCTGACGATGGGTTCCCTGGCCGATCTCCGGGGGGCCAAACGGACGTTTGTGTTCGGACTTATTGTGTTTGCCGCAGCTTCGGGACTCTCCGCCGCATCTCAATCGATCGGGATGCTTATCGGCCTCAGGGCTATGCTTGGTGTCGGCGGCGCAGCGATGCTCCCATCCGCTTTATCCATTATCTCACAATCGTTCCCGGTGCCTGCCGAGCGGGCGCGGGCGCTTGGAGTCTGGGCTGCGGTTACCGGCGTAGCCATGGCTGCCGGGCCGGTTCTCGGCGGTCTTCTGGTGGACTCGGTGGGGTGGCCGAGCATCTTCCTTATCAATATCCCGATTGCGATTATCAGCTTGTGCATTGTAATACCGCTTGGCAAGGAAACGGAGCGGCGCACGCATGTACGGCTTGATGCTGTCGGCCAGCTGAGCGGCATCCTTGCCGTCACTGCGCTGACGTTCGGCCTTATCGAAGGGGAGGTGCTCGGCTGGGCATCCCCTCTCATGATCGCTTCCGTTGTTATCACCATCGGCGGAACCGCCGTATTTATCCGGCATGAAGCTCGAACCGTAAGCCCAATGCTCCCGTTATCGCTCTTTCGCAACGCGAAGGTCTCTGCCGGAATGGTTGCAGGCTGGGCCATTAATTTTGGCTTGATGGGGATGCTGTTTATCCTGACTCTGTTCTTCCAGCAGGAACAGGGCTATTCAGCCTTAATGGCGGGACTTACTTTCCTGCCGCTCACTATTCCTCCTGCGATCGGACCTATTCTCACGAGCAGAATTATTAACCGCGTAGGCGTGAAAATTCCGATCGTGGCCGGGTTCCTGCTGGCAGCAATCGGTACACTGCTTCAATTCCAGCTGCTTAACACCGCGCCGGGTAGCGGCGCGCTAAGCGCCATCGGGCTTTTCCTCTTTGGCTCCGGAGTGTGCTTATCCATCCCATCGTTAATTGTGGCAACAGTTGCAGCCGTTCCGGCTGAACAAACCGGTATCGCCTCCGGGGCGCTTAACACAAGCCGCCAGCTGGGATCGGTCATTGCCGTTGCGCTGTACGGGCTGATTATAAGCGTCAGCGCGACGTTTACTTCGGCGCTGCAAACCGTCCTCCTGTTAACGGCCGCAGTGCTGCTTGGCGGAGGATTGCTATGGCTTACAGTTCGAAACCGGTAG
- a CDS encoding malate:quinone oxidoreductase, with protein MSNRQTKTDVILIGAGIMSATLGSLLKELVPDWEIKVFERREGAGEESSNELNNAGTGHSSLCELNYTVEQPDGSIDISKAVKVNEEYQVSKQFWSYLVNSNLIRNPREFIVPVPHMSFVQGEQDVTFLKKRFEALSNNPLFQGMEFSDDPEKLMEWIPLMMKDRALDKPVAATRIESGTDVNFGALTRTLFTHLKSKKVDIKFKHNVDDIKRASDGSWELKVRNVDSDTVERHTAKFVFIGGGGGSLHLLQKSGIPEGKGIGGFPVSGLFLVCQKPDIVAQHRAKVYGQAPVGAPPMSVPHLDTRYIDKKESLFFGPFAGFSPKFLKYGSMLDLVTSVNTQNLATMMAAGVKNVSLTSYLIKQVMLSKEKRIEALREFVPNAKSEDWDLLVAGQRVQIIKDTAAGKGTLQFGTEVISAADGSIAALLGASPGASTAVSVMLEVIKKCFPQQITAWEPKIKEMIPTYGVSLVNNPELVHENHASTARTLGLSEGLPLQKARRTVS; from the coding sequence ATGAGTAACAGACAAACTAAAACAGACGTTATCTTAATTGGTGCCGGCATCATGAGTGCTACTTTGGGATCATTGCTGAAAGAATTAGTGCCGGACTGGGAAATTAAAGTGTTTGAGCGGCGCGAAGGCGCAGGAGAGGAAAGCTCTAATGAATTGAATAATGCGGGAACGGGGCATTCTTCACTGTGTGAGCTTAACTACACCGTCGAACAACCGGACGGATCCATAGATATCAGCAAAGCGGTAAAGGTTAATGAAGAGTATCAGGTTTCGAAGCAGTTTTGGTCTTATCTTGTAAACAGCAATCTTATTCGTAATCCGCGGGAATTTATTGTGCCGGTTCCTCATATGAGTTTCGTACAAGGGGAACAGGATGTAACATTTTTAAAGAAACGTTTCGAAGCGCTGTCTAACAATCCGCTGTTTCAAGGGATGGAATTTTCCGATGACCCTGAAAAACTGATGGAATGGATTCCGCTTATGATGAAAGACCGGGCACTCGATAAACCTGTAGCGGCAACAAGAATCGAATCCGGAACTGACGTTAACTTCGGCGCTTTAACGCGCACTCTGTTCACCCACTTAAAGAGCAAAAAAGTCGATATCAAATTCAAACATAACGTCGATGATATTAAACGTGCCAGCGACGGCTCGTGGGAATTGAAAGTGCGGAATGTGGACAGCGATACCGTCGAACGCCATACTGCAAAATTCGTCTTTATCGGCGGCGGCGGCGGAAGCCTGCATTTGCTGCAAAAATCCGGTATTCCTGAAGGAAAGGGTATTGGAGGATTTCCGGTAAGCGGGCTGTTCTTGGTGTGCCAAAAACCGGACATAGTAGCGCAGCATCGTGCAAAAGTATACGGCCAGGCTCCGGTCGGTGCTCCCCCAATGTCTGTTCCGCATCTTGACACAAGGTATATCGACAAGAAAGAATCGTTGTTCTTTGGACCGTTTGCCGGCTTCTCACCGAAGTTTTTAAAATACGGTTCAATGTTAGATTTGGTAACTTCGGTAAACACCCAAAATCTCGCAACCATGATGGCGGCAGGCGTAAAAAACGTTTCATTGACATCATACCTGATCAAGCAGGTTATGTTATCAAAAGAAAAGCGCATCGAAGCTTTACGGGAATTTGTCCCGAACGCCAAGAGCGAGGACTGGGACTTACTGGTAGCGGGCCAGCGTGTGCAAATTATTAAAGATACCGCTGCCGGCAAAGGAACACTTCAATTTGGTACGGAAGTTATTAGTGCCGCTGACGGCTCGATCGCAGCGTTGCTCGGCGCTTCTCCGGGCGCTTCTACCGCCGTTTCCGTCATGCTTGAGGTAATCAAAAAATGCTTCCCGCAACAAATAACGGCGTGGGAGCCCAAAATTAAGGAAATGATTCCGACTTATGGTGTCTCACTGGTGAATAACCCGGAGCTTGTTCACGAAAATCATGCTTCAACAGCGCGGACGCTTGGTCTAAGTGAAGGCCTGCCGTTACAGAAAGCACGCCGAACCGTATCATAA
- a CDS encoding ABC transporter permease: MSALRHYYSVAACFARLAIQRQLEYPLFLFSWLLMIPIQYFSGIWMLKIIVDRFQPLDGWGFPELSFIYGLALLSHGIMVVLFINTWHMDHMVINGAFDRLLLRPMNVFFQLVASYFNFIGLIDLIPGTIIFLYGCHLVGFEWSAANIVKLILVIIGGVLIRASLFIILGTIAFWTKRNASMVGFALAMLERATMYPLGIYPYLIQVLFTFLIPIGFISFYPSAEFLHKANGFQLPSNLAIWTPVIGIVCFLLSQQVFKFGLKNYESSGS, from the coding sequence ATGTCCGCTTTACGCCATTATTATTCGGTTGCGGCTTGCTTTGCCCGGCTCGCTATCCAGCGCCAATTGGAATATCCATTGTTCTTGTTCAGCTGGCTGCTGATGATTCCGATTCAATATTTTTCCGGCATCTGGATGCTGAAAATCATTGTCGACCGGTTCCAGCCGCTGGACGGGTGGGGTTTTCCGGAGCTGTCCTTTATCTACGGATTGGCATTGCTCAGTCATGGAATAATGGTTGTGCTCTTCATCAATACGTGGCATATGGATCATATGGTCATTAACGGTGCGTTCGACAGGCTGCTCCTTAGGCCTATGAATGTCTTCTTCCAGCTGGTGGCGAGCTACTTTAACTTTATCGGCCTGATCGATCTCATCCCAGGAACGATTATCTTCCTGTACGGCTGCCATCTGGTCGGATTTGAGTGGTCGGCTGCCAATATTGTAAAATTAATACTTGTCATCATAGGCGGCGTTCTCATACGCGCTTCTCTGTTCATCATACTGGGGACGATCGCCTTCTGGACCAAAAGAAACGCCTCGATGGTCGGCTTCGCCCTGGCGATGCTCGAACGTGCAACGATGTATCCGCTCGGCATTTATCCATATTTGATCCAGGTTCTGTTCACCTTCCTGATTCCTATCGGGTTCATCAGCTTCTACCCTTCGGCGGAATTTCTGCACAAGGCAAACGGATTCCAGCTTCCGTCGAATCTGGCGATATGGACGCCGGTGATCGGTATCGTCTGCTTCTTATTGTCCCAGCAGGTATTCAAATTCGGACTCAAAAACTACGAAAGCTCCGGCTCGTGA